CAGCATAGTATTCCTCAAGTGTGCATGCTCTCTTTGCATGACAGCGGACGTTGGAATTCCTGAGCGCTTCAGCCACATCATCCTGCGTCGAGAGGGGATTGCATCCGGTGATATGGACATCAGCACCACCCGCCATAAGCGTCCTGACGAGGACTGCGGTCTTTGCCTCAACATGGAGGGCCATGCCGATGACTATGCCTGCAAGCGGCTGCTCATCTGCAAACCTCTCCCTGATCTCCCTCAGGACCGGCATATACTGCTCAGCCCAGAGGATCTTTGCTTCTCCTGTCTGCATGATACTCCCCTGGTAAGTGATTACTTGCATCTCTGATTACTTAATAAATCCCAAACATCCCGGCTCACCCGATCTGATCAGACGCTTGATTACCGGGTACAACACATAGTGAGCCAATGGGACTGACACGGAGGATCATACCCTGCCTTGATCTGAAAGAGGGGCGGGTTGTCAAAGGAACACATTTTGAGGATCTCAGGGATGCTGGCGACCCAATCGAGCTTGCCGCCAGGTATAACAGCCAGGGTGCAGATGAAGTCGTCTTCCTGGATATCAGCGCTTCAAAGGAGAAGAGAAGGACGATGGTTGATCTCATCTCGCGGGCAGCAGATGAACTCTTCCTCCCGCTTACCGTCGGCGGGGGTATCAGCACAAAAGAAGATATCACAGCCATCCTCCACGCTGGTGCAGACAAAGTATCCATCAACACTGCGGCTGTTCAAAACCCCGCCATCATATCCGAGTCTGCGCATGCATTCGGGACACAGTGCATCGTCCTTGCAATGGATGTCCAAAGAAACCATAGGGAGAAGGAGAATACCACCCGGATAGAGCTGCCTGATGGCACGGACTGCTGGTATGAGGTGGTGACACATGGAGGAAGCAGGCCAACCGGCATTGATGCAATTCAGTGGGCAAAGGAGGCCGAAGAGCGGGGTGCCGGAGAGATACTGCTCACCTCAATGGAGACTGATGGTACAAAAGAGGGGTTTGACCTCCCGATAACAGCGGCAGTCTCACGGGAGACGAGTATCCCCGTTGTTGCATCAGGCGGTGTCGGGACACTGGATCATTTTTATGAAGGGTTTGTGAT
The nucleotide sequence above comes from Methanocalculus natronophilus. Encoded proteins:
- the hisF gene encoding imidazole glycerol phosphate synthase subunit HisF; this translates as MGLTRRIIPCLDLKEGRVVKGTHFEDLRDAGDPIELAARYNSQGADEVVFLDISASKEKRRTMVDLISRAADELFLPLTVGGGISTKEDITAILHAGADKVSINTAAVQNPAIISESAHAFGTQCIVLAMDVQRNHREKENTTRIELPDGTDCWYEVVTHGGSRPTGIDAIQWAKEAEERGAGEILLTSMETDGTKEGFDLPITAAVSRETSIPVVASGGVGTLDHFYEGFVIGKADACLAASVFHFGEFTIRDVKEFLAARGVPVRL